A single window of Dermacentor albipictus isolate Rhodes 1998 colony chromosome 1, USDA_Dalb.pri_finalv2, whole genome shotgun sequence DNA harbors:
- the LOC139054244 gene encoding GEL complex subunit OPTI yields MNQRRKQVERNGHAKENLSSVWVRAFTPNSEWPDKDEFLDVLYWSRQILGILLGLAWGLVPLKGFLGIALFFCVNTVLVYAYTSSFQKVDDEEYGGVWELVKEGFVTSFAGFLVTWIMIYSAMQYD; encoded by the exons ATGAACCAGAGACGGAAACAAGTAGAGAGAAATGGCCATGCTAAAGAAAACTTATCCTCTGTATGGGTACGGGCGTTCACGCCGAACTCCGAATGGCCCGACAAG GACGAATTTCTCGACGTCTTGTACTGGTCACGACAAATCCTCGGAATTCTCCTTGGGCTGGCGTGGGGCCTGGTGCCACTTAAAGGATTCTTAGGAATCGCATT GTTCTTCTGTGTTAACACAGTACTTGTGTATGCTTACACGAGCTCATTCCAAAAGGTGGATGATGAGGAGTATGGTGGTGTGTGGGAGCTTGTGAAAGAAGGTTTTGTCACATCATTTGCAGGCTTTTTG GTAACATGGATTATGATCTATTCTGCAATGCAATATGACTAA